From a single Fulvivirga ulvae genomic region:
- a CDS encoding ABC transporter permease: MFKNYFLTALRSLRKSKVFTFINVIGLAIGMACCLVIFIYVKNELSYDDFHSKSDRIFRFYTIDEALGVTSNNVGITEPVMPAAAKKEIPEIENTTRILTQGRLRVEVGDDFVYTEDAKSVESSFFEIFDYKLLDPAAAEAFKEPRKAILTQAMSKKIFGDEAALGKVLQINDQDWEVVGLMEDNRQNSHLKLDLLLSLYPSLADSSLAQYLDSWQGLGMVGYAVLNDASSEETVEAKLKDLALKNDAPEFWVPQLQPLEDVHLDSSGILFDGYNEAKGDITYVYSLSAVAFFVLLIAAFNFMNLATAQSSSRAKEVGVRKVLGAFRYNLIWQHLGESLLICSMAAVLAVLLVLLLAPYIDLNINTSLTDFIFGRPDVYLTIAGATLAIGILAGLYPAFVLSKFEPVKILRGRFQTSRSGILLRKVLVVAQFAASITMIIGTLLIYQQLQFIKNKSLGFDKEQIVNFQMNDPGMEQSMPAFRERLMQFDNVEAVSTSSNMPGRTFGRTGITPEGAADDEQNWIVSALSFDEHYLNVMGMSVVEGRNYSPESGTDQQEAIIVNEALIEQIGWEDPIGKKLRFGNNSERTIIGVVKNFHFASMKHSIEPLIMFYNPNANSNLSVRIKGDVREAMNTIEKEWSTTYAQYPFEYQFFDEEFDNLFKNDENFSELITGFTWLAIFIACLGLFGLSAYMAEQRTKEIGVRKVMGSSISQIVQLLSKEFVLLIILAMVVAWPVAFFAIKSWLGDFQYRIDLFAFENIAIFLLSGAIALGIGLLTVSYQSIVAAMVNPVKSLRSE; encoded by the coding sequence ATGTTTAAAAATTATTTTCTCACGGCTTTGCGCTCTCTGCGCAAGAGCAAAGTATTTACATTTATTAATGTTATCGGATTGGCCATAGGTATGGCTTGTTGCCTGGTCATTTTCATCTATGTGAAAAATGAGCTGAGCTACGATGATTTCCATTCCAAATCAGACAGGATATTCAGGTTTTATACCATTGACGAAGCCCTTGGGGTTACCAGCAACAATGTCGGGATCACCGAACCGGTAATGCCTGCCGCAGCCAAAAAGGAGATACCAGAGATTGAAAACACGACCCGTATTCTTACTCAGGGCAGGCTTCGTGTGGAAGTGGGAGATGATTTCGTCTACACGGAAGATGCTAAATCCGTAGAATCATCATTCTTTGAAATATTTGATTATAAGCTTTTAGACCCCGCTGCCGCAGAAGCATTTAAAGAACCAAGAAAAGCCATCCTTACGCAGGCTATGTCGAAGAAGATATTTGGTGATGAGGCGGCTTTGGGCAAGGTACTCCAAATCAATGACCAGGACTGGGAGGTGGTCGGTCTTATGGAAGATAACAGGCAAAACAGCCATTTGAAGCTGGATTTGCTGCTCTCACTCTATCCTTCACTGGCCGACAGCAGCCTCGCGCAGTACCTCGATTCATGGCAAGGCCTGGGTATGGTTGGTTATGCGGTACTCAATGACGCTTCTTCCGAAGAAACAGTTGAAGCCAAACTAAAAGACCTGGCACTGAAAAATGATGCACCGGAGTTTTGGGTTCCCCAACTACAGCCGCTGGAAGATGTTCACCTTGACTCCTCGGGCATTTTGTTTGATGGCTACAACGAGGCCAAAGGAGATATCACCTATGTTTATTCATTATCCGCAGTGGCCTTTTTCGTACTGCTTATAGCGGCATTTAACTTTATGAACCTGGCTACAGCTCAGTCGTCTTCCCGCGCAAAAGAAGTTGGTGTACGAAAGGTACTTGGGGCTTTCAGGTACAATCTTATCTGGCAGCACCTGGGCGAGTCTTTGCTCATCTGCTCAATGGCCGCAGTATTGGCCGTTTTGCTTGTGCTACTGTTGGCCCCGTATATTGACCTGAACATTAACACGAGCCTCACAGACTTTATTTTCGGCAGACCCGATGTTTATCTGACCATAGCAGGAGCTACTTTAGCCATTGGCATTTTGGCCGGCCTCTACCCCGCTTTTGTGCTTTCGAAATTTGAGCCCGTGAAAATCTTGAGAGGGCGGTTTCAAACCAGCAGGAGTGGCATTCTTTTAAGAAAAGTGCTGGTTGTAGCACAGTTTGCAGCTTCCATTACCATGATCATAGGCACCTTATTGATCTACCAGCAATTACAATTTATTAAAAACAAGAGCCTGGGATTTGACAAAGAGCAAATTGTCAATTTTCAGATGAATGACCCCGGCATGGAGCAGAGTATGCCTGCGTTCAGGGAGCGGTTAATGCAGTTCGATAATGTGGAGGCGGTAAGCACGTCATCCAATATGCCCGGCAGAACTTTCGGGCGTACTGGCATTACTCCCGAAGGCGCTGCTGATGATGAGCAAAACTGGATAGTAAGTGCCCTTTCGTTTGACGAGCATTACCTTAATGTAATGGGAATGTCGGTAGTAGAAGGACGTAATTATTCCCCGGAGTCAGGCACTGACCAGCAGGAAGCCATTATCGTCAACGAAGCATTGATAGAGCAGATTGGCTGGGAAGACCCAATAGGTAAAAAGCTTAGGTTTGGCAATAATTCGGAAAGAACCATCATAGGAGTGGTCAAAAACTTTCATTTTGCTTCTATGAAACATAGCATAGAGCCGCTGATCATGTTTTATAACCCCAATGCCAATAGCAACCTCTCTGTTAGGATCAAGGGTGATGTGAGGGAAGCTATGAATACCATTGAGAAAGAATGGAGTACTACTTATGCCCAGTACCCTTTTGAGTATCAGTTCTTTGATGAAGAATTTGATAACCTCTTCAAGAATGATGAAAACTTCTCCGAGTTAATTACCGGCTTTACCTGGCTGGCTATTTTTATTGCCTGTCTGGGGCTCTTTGGCCTTTCTGCATACATGGCAGAGCAACGCACAAAAGAAATCGGGGTACGAAAAGTGATGGGATCAAGCATTTCCCAGATCGTGCAGTTGCTTTCCAAAGAATTTGTACTGCTGATCATTCTTGCTATGGTAGTAGCCTGGCCCGTGGCCTTCTTCGCCATCAAAAGCTGGCTGGGTGATTTTCAGTACAGGATCGACCTGTTTGCCTTTGAGAATATAGCCATTTTCCTGCTTTCAGGAGCCATTGCCCTGGGTATAGGCCTGCTTACGGTGAGCTACCAATCTATAGTGGCCGCCATGGTAAACCCGGTGAAATCACTGAGGAGCGAGTAG
- a CDS encoding IS1/IS1595 family N-terminal zinc-binding domain-containing protein, translated as MHIPQCPKCGSQKIIKSGVVNNRQRFHCKKCSYYFTINKLGKKIDDYYVIKALQLYLEGVSLREIERLLGVSHVSVMNWVRKYNIKAPERYDYRPAYQILNHQELQEFISKPSNIGGSGMLITELGDKFMLIKWERFKD; from the coding sequence ATGCATATCCCGCAATGTCCCAAATGTGGATCGCAAAAGATCATCAAAAGTGGTGTGGTAAATAACCGCCAGCGCTTCCATTGTAAAAAATGCTCTTACTACTTTACTATCAATAAATTAGGGAAGAAAATTGACGATTACTATGTCATCAAGGCATTGCAGTTGTACCTGGAAGGGGTCAGTCTCAGAGAGATAGAGAGGTTGCTTGGGGTCAGCCACGTCTCTGTAATGAATTGGGTCAGAAAGTATAATATCAAGGCTCCGGAACGCTATGACTATAGGCCTGCCTACCAGATACTTAACCATCAGGAACTACAGGAATTTATCTCCAAACCGTCTAATATAGGAGGTTCTGGCATGTTAATTACAGAGCTTGGAGATAAATTTATGCTTATTAAATGGGAGCGTTTTAAAGATTAA
- a CDS encoding porin, protein MKKINDLTFWWMLLSLLLPVIAYAQEEEKNETDHSYKPMTLKLDESGQKYIRFITWHQIWAEDGNLDDDSQGFTMRIRRSRFLAYAQISPRFLILTHFGLNSLTGSNADPIGDSRASDGPQLFLHGAWTEFKVSTNESLYVGAGLHYWNGLSRLTSASTLNFMTLDNYRQAWAQLGLSDQFARHLGVYAKGRFGALNYSVAVNEPIVNALGSTTEPAPNTITYSGRQLLGKDAGMIVTGYFDYQFLDQESNKLPYRVGSYLGKKTVFNIGAGFFNHTDGTVTADASGNLSGNDVTHFSVDAFYDAPLGEGAINAYAAYYNFDYGENYNLGTTYGTGSSVYAHAGYLFPEFSEKFRLMPYLAYSTRDFEAFEEAGNTFQLGANFFLNGHSAKITLEYSSTLSNYTGAEPDRINGLVLQTHIFL, encoded by the coding sequence ATGAAGAAGATTAATGACCTAACCTTCTGGTGGATGCTATTATCCTTACTCTTACCAGTAATAGCATATGCTCAGGAAGAAGAGAAAAATGAAACAGACCACTCCTATAAACCCATGACGCTTAAGCTGGATGAGAGTGGTCAAAAGTACATCAGGTTCATCACCTGGCATCAGATATGGGCCGAAGATGGAAACCTTGATGATGACAGTCAGGGTTTTACCATGAGAATAAGGAGATCACGTTTCCTGGCCTATGCACAAATTTCTCCAAGATTTCTTATTCTGACCCATTTTGGGCTTAACTCGCTTACCGGAAGCAATGCTGACCCCATCGGTGACTCACGGGCCAGTGACGGACCACAACTATTTTTGCATGGTGCCTGGACGGAATTTAAAGTTTCCACAAACGAATCGCTGTATGTGGGAGCAGGCCTGCACTACTGGAACGGACTGAGCAGACTTACCAGTGCGAGTACGCTAAACTTTATGACTCTGGACAACTATCGTCAGGCCTGGGCTCAGCTTGGTCTTTCCGATCAGTTTGCACGGCACCTGGGAGTTTATGCAAAAGGCCGGTTTGGCGCATTAAACTATTCCGTAGCCGTCAATGAGCCTATTGTAAATGCCCTGGGGTCTACAACAGAGCCTGCACCTAACACCATCACCTATTCGGGAAGGCAGCTGCTGGGTAAAGATGCCGGCATGATCGTCACTGGTTATTTTGACTATCAGTTTCTCGACCAGGAGTCTAACAAGCTTCCCTACCGTGTAGGCTCTTATCTGGGTAAGAAAACCGTCTTCAATATAGGGGCGGGATTTTTCAACCACACCGATGGTACCGTAACTGCCGATGCGTCAGGTAACCTCTCTGGTAATGATGTAACGCACTTTTCGGTCGATGCATTTTACGATGCTCCTCTTGGAGAAGGTGCTATCAATGCCTATGCCGCCTATTACAATTTTGATTATGGTGAAAATTATAATCTCGGTACTACCTATGGTACCGGGTCATCGGTATATGCTCATGCAGGCTATCTTTTTCCGGAATTTTCGGAAAAATTCAGATTAATGCCTTATTTGGCCTATAGTACTCGTGATTTTGAAGCTTTCGAAGAGGCAGGGAATACTTTCCAGCTGGGAGCTAATTTTTTCCTCAATGGTCATAGCGCCAAAATCACTCTTGAATATAGTTCTACATTATCAAATTATACCGGAGCCGAGCCGGACCGGATAAATGGCCTCGTGCTCCAAACTCATATTTTCCTCTAA
- a CDS encoding sodium:solute symporter family protein codes for MDVQTWTYIIVGTTFAIYIGIAIWSRAGSTKDFYVAGGGVPPLANGMATAADWMSAASFISMAGIISFAGYDGAVYLMGWTGGYVLLALLLAPYLRKFGKFTVPDFIGDRYYSNTARTVAVVCALFVSFTYVAGQMRGVGVVFSRFLEVDINNGVYIGMFIVFIYAVLGGMKGITYTQVAQYVILIFAFMVPAIFISIQLTNNPIPQLGFGGTINGSETYLLDKLNGLHEELGFAAYTDGSKALIDVFFITFALMVGTAGLPHVIVRFFTVPKVSDARISAGYALVFIAILYTTAPAVAAFARTNLIQTVSNEKYASMPGWFSNWEKTGLLTFTDKNEDGVIQYVADAEKNELVIDRDIMVLANPEIANLPNWVVALVAAGGLAAALSTAAGLLLVISTSVSHDLIKKQFAPDISDSNELWVARGSAVVAVVIAGYFGINPPGFVAAVVALAFGLAAASFFPAIILGIFYQRMNKEGAIAGMISGLGITLLYMLIFKFNLFGDTTSADWWFGVSPEGFGTIGMLVNFAVSITVSSLTKAPPQEVQELVDHIRFPRGAGEAQNH; via the coding sequence ATGGATGTACAAACCTGGACATATATTATCGTGGGGACAACCTTCGCGATTTACATTGGAATAGCAATCTGGTCAAGGGCCGGTTCTACCAAAGATTTTTACGTTGCCGGTGGCGGTGTACCTCCATTGGCTAATGGTATGGCTACAGCAGCAGACTGGATGTCGGCGGCCTCATTTATATCTATGGCAGGTATTATTTCCTTTGCCGGTTATGATGGAGCCGTTTACCTCATGGGCTGGACGGGAGGCTACGTGCTCCTGGCCTTGTTGCTGGCCCCGTATTTAAGGAAGTTCGGAAAATTTACCGTACCTGATTTTATAGGTGACCGGTATTATTCCAATACAGCCAGAACAGTGGCAGTAGTGTGCGCACTCTTCGTTTCATTTACCTATGTAGCCGGACAAATGAGAGGAGTTGGTGTTGTGTTTAGCCGCTTCCTTGAGGTTGATATTAATAACGGTGTTTATATTGGTATGTTCATCGTGTTCATATATGCCGTGCTGGGCGGGATGAAGGGCATTACTTATACTCAGGTAGCACAATACGTCATTCTCATCTTTGCCTTTATGGTGCCGGCTATCTTTATTTCCATCCAGCTTACCAATAACCCTATACCACAATTGGGTTTTGGAGGTACCATCAATGGCAGTGAAACCTACTTGCTTGACAAATTGAACGGTCTGCATGAGGAACTCGGATTTGCAGCTTACACTGATGGAAGCAAAGCTCTGATAGATGTTTTTTTTATAACATTTGCCCTTATGGTAGGTACTGCAGGGCTGCCTCATGTAATTGTGAGATTCTTTACCGTGCCTAAAGTGAGTGACGCAAGAATCTCGGCAGGGTATGCATTAGTATTTATTGCTATTTTATACACTACAGCACCTGCAGTGGCAGCCTTTGCCCGCACTAACCTGATCCAGACCGTAAGCAATGAAAAATATGCTTCTATGCCAGGTTGGTTTAGTAACTGGGAAAAGACCGGCCTGCTGACTTTTACAGATAAGAATGAGGATGGTGTAATACAGTATGTGGCTGATGCTGAGAAAAACGAGCTTGTAATAGACAGAGACATTATGGTACTGGCTAACCCTGAAATAGCCAACCTGCCCAACTGGGTGGTGGCTCTGGTAGCAGCCGGAGGACTGGCAGCAGCCTTATCAACTGCAGCGGGCTTGCTGCTGGTAATATCGACTTCCGTCTCTCATGACCTGATAAAGAAACAATTTGCACCGGACATCTCGGATTCGAACGAGCTGTGGGTAGCACGTGGTTCTGCCGTGGTGGCAGTGGTTATTGCCGGCTATTTCGGTATCAATCCCCCGGGCTTTGTGGCAGCGGTGGTGGCGCTGGCATTTGGGTTGGCGGCAGCTTCCTTCTTCCCGGCCATTATCCTTGGCATATTCTATCAGCGGATGAACAAGGAAGGCGCCATTGCAGGTATGATCTCCGGATTGGGAATTACCCTATTGTACATGCTGATCTTTAAATTTAACCTGTTCGGTGACACCACGTCTGCCGACTGGTGGTTTGGCGTATCTCCTGAAGGTTTTGGTACCATAGGTATGCTGGTAAATTTTGCTGTATCCATTACCGTTAGCAGCCTGACCAAGGCTCCACCTCAGGAGGTGCAGGAACTTGTAGACCATATAAGGTTCCCCAGGGGTGCAGGAGAGGCCCAGAACCATTAA
- a CDS encoding response regulator transcription factor produces MKKVLIVDDEPNIIMSLEFLMKKNGYEVFIARDGAEALVIVDQEEPDIVVLDIMMPQVDGYEVCSYIKNKKQPGAKVIFLSAKGKEKDVLKGYESGADFYMTKPFSTKKLVDKVNELAG; encoded by the coding sequence ATGAAGAAAGTACTAATAGTGGATGACGAGCCAAATATCATTATGTCATTGGAGTTTTTGATGAAAAAGAACGGTTATGAGGTATTTATAGCGAGAGACGGCGCAGAAGCCCTTGTAATTGTTGACCAGGAGGAACCGGACATAGTGGTGCTGGATATTATGATGCCTCAGGTAGATGGCTATGAGGTATGCAGTTATATTAAAAATAAAAAACAGCCTGGAGCCAAAGTGATATTTTTATCTGCCAAGGGCAAGGAAAAGGATGTCTTGAAAGGATACGAATCCGGTGCGGATTTCTATATGACCAAACCCTTTTCTACCAAAAAACTGGTGGATAAAGTCAATGAACTGGCAGGCTGA
- a CDS encoding ATP-binding protein has product MEIKWLVIILSFMYLVLLFLIAAWAEKNAEKRWLKSPYIYALSLAVYCTAWTYYGSVGRASNQGLDFLTTYVGPILLAPVFWIILRKIIRISKIHRITNLADFITSRYGKRASLGAFVTIFCLLGVLPYISIQIKAISNSFAILANEQMAHSVSLWFFQDTAFYITIALAAFTIIFGVRNIDANQKNIGLITTIAFESTFKLVAFLAVGIFVTYGIFDGFEDVFTAAATLPDYDQLTTINQSEYGDWMWLNMLSAMAFLFLPRQFHVAVKENRDESHLRKTMWLFPLYLLFINLFVLPIALGGKMIFAGQSIDADTYVLAIPLAYDQQFLAIFIYLGGFSAATSMIIVSTSALSIMISNHIITPTIIKSRRLSRSFEGKLNLVVLRGRQYMILLMLLLAYLYFKYVGEQFSLVSIGLISFVAVAQFTPAILGGIFWKAGNSKGAFSGLIVGFVIWFYTLVIPTIVNTGVVPPDFVVKGIFGLQWLSPQDFLGLSSMSYIVRGLFWSLMFNLFTYLIVSATTKRTSQEINQAEIFVDIFKYSSSYESSVVWKGKAFLADIKNLLAQFLGIERTERAFKRFMFRNDINEELLEADYRTVNYAENLLSGVVGSTSARVLISSVVKEEKAVDISEVFSILRESQQYISDNKELTIKSRQLQEATEKLREANEKLRQLDQLKDEFISTVTHEMRTPITSIRALSEILHDNSDLDQEERSQFLSIIVEETQRMERLINQVLDLEKMESGQLELSLSTLSLNDVVKESLNSIQQLILGRRIVLKTELQAELPLIKGNKDRLIQVILNLVSNAIKFCDQEAGEITILTSEDGGSVELAVMDNGPGVTEESKELIFQAFYQDKNQTLKKQEGSGLGLTICQKIIEKHDGKIWVKNDGLHGAVFTFKIPGIMQLDEESTNSG; this is encoded by the coding sequence ATGGAGATTAAGTGGCTGGTAATTATACTATCATTCATGTACCTTGTTCTGCTGTTTTTAATAGCTGCCTGGGCGGAAAAAAATGCAGAGAAGAGGTGGCTAAAGTCTCCTTACATCTATGCATTGTCGCTGGCCGTATATTGCACAGCCTGGACTTATTATGGTAGCGTAGGGCGTGCGTCCAACCAGGGACTGGATTTTCTCACCACTTATGTAGGCCCAATTTTGCTTGCTCCGGTTTTCTGGATCATTCTGAGAAAGATCATCAGGATCAGTAAAATACACCGCATTACCAACCTGGCTGATTTTATTACTTCCCGGTATGGAAAAAGAGCTTCCTTAGGCGCATTTGTAACTATATTCTGCCTTTTAGGTGTATTGCCTTACATATCAATACAGATCAAAGCCATTTCAAACAGCTTTGCCATATTAGCCAACGAGCAAATGGCTCATAGTGTATCACTGTGGTTTTTTCAGGATACTGCCTTCTACATTACCATAGCGCTGGCAGCCTTTACCATTATTTTCGGGGTGAGGAACATTGATGCCAATCAGAAAAATATTGGTCTGATCACCACCATAGCCTTTGAGTCTACCTTTAAGCTGGTGGCTTTTCTGGCTGTAGGTATTTTTGTTACCTATGGTATATTTGATGGCTTTGAGGATGTATTTACTGCTGCTGCTACTTTGCCGGATTATGATCAGCTAACCACTATTAACCAGAGCGAATATGGTGACTGGATGTGGCTGAATATGTTATCGGCTATGGCTTTTCTCTTTTTGCCGCGACAGTTTCATGTGGCAGTTAAGGAAAACAGGGATGAAAGTCACCTAAGAAAAACCATGTGGCTTTTCCCTCTTTACCTGCTGTTTATCAACCTGTTTGTGCTACCCATTGCCCTGGGAGGTAAAATGATATTTGCAGGGCAGTCCATTGATGCCGATACCTATGTGCTGGCCATTCCGCTGGCTTATGATCAGCAATTTCTGGCCATTTTTATTTACCTCGGAGGGTTCTCAGCTGCCACCAGCATGATCATCGTTTCCACTTCGGCATTGAGCATCATGATCAGTAACCACATTATTACCCCTACGATTATCAAAAGCAGGAGGTTGTCCCGGTCATTTGAGGGTAAACTAAACCTTGTGGTACTGAGAGGAAGGCAATACATGATCTTGTTGATGCTACTGCTGGCCTACCTGTATTTTAAGTATGTTGGTGAGCAGTTCTCCCTCGTATCCATTGGGTTGATCTCATTTGTGGCCGTGGCCCAGTTTACCCCGGCCATTCTTGGAGGCATATTTTGGAAAGCCGGCAATAGCAAAGGGGCGTTCAGCGGCCTGATTGTGGGTTTTGTAATCTGGTTTTATACCCTGGTAATACCTACTATAGTTAATACAGGAGTTGTGCCGCCCGACTTTGTTGTTAAAGGTATTTTTGGTCTTCAGTGGCTCAGTCCGCAGGATTTCCTTGGGTTATCATCCATGAGCTACATTGTAAGAGGGCTGTTTTGGAGTCTTATGTTCAACCTGTTCACCTACCTGATTGTGTCAGCGACCACCAAAAGGACTTCCCAGGAGATCAATCAGGCTGAGATATTTGTCGATATCTTTAAGTACTCCTCCTCCTATGAGAGTTCAGTGGTCTGGAAAGGAAAGGCCTTCCTGGCAGATATCAAAAACCTGCTGGCCCAGTTTCTGGGGATCGAACGTACCGAAAGGGCCTTCAAGCGGTTCATGTTCAGAAATGATATCAATGAAGAGCTGCTGGAAGCCGATTACAGAACGGTTAACTACGCTGAAAACCTGCTTTCAGGAGTGGTTGGTTCTACCTCAGCCCGTGTTTTGATCTCTTCCGTGGTAAAGGAAGAAAAAGCGGTGGACATATCGGAAGTGTTTAGCATACTCAGAGAATCTCAGCAATATATTTCTGACAATAAGGAACTTACCATAAAGTCACGGCAATTGCAGGAGGCTACGGAAAAGCTCAGGGAGGCCAACGAAAAGCTCAGACAGTTAGATCAGTTGAAAGATGAGTTCATTTCCACTGTAACCCATGAAATGCGCACGCCCATCACTTCTATCAGGGCTTTGTCAGAGATACTCCATGATAACAGTGACCTTGACCAGGAAGAGCGCAGCCAGTTCCTCTCCATCATTGTAGAGGAGACCCAGCGCATGGAAAGGCTGATCAATCAGGTACTGGATCTGGAAAAAATGGAGAGCGGACAGCTGGAGTTGTCCCTTTCCACACTAAGTCTTAATGATGTAGTCAAAGAATCTTTAAATTCGATCCAGCAGCTCATCCTTGGACGAAGAATTGTCTTAAAGACTGAACTACAGGCTGAACTGCCACTAATCAAAGGAAACAAAGACAGATTGATCCAGGTTATTCTTAACCTGGTATCAAATGCAATCAAGTTTTGTGACCAGGAAGCCGGAGAAATTACTATTTTAACGAGTGAAGATGGCGGATCGGTTGAGTTAGCGGTAATGGATAACGGCCCCGGAGTAACTGAAGAAAGTAAAGAGCTCATTTTCCAGGCCTTTTATCAGGATAAAAACCAGACACTGAAAAAACAAGAGGGTAGTGGTCTTGGCTTAACCATCTGTCAGAAAATAATTGAAAAACACGATGGTAAAATATGGGTAAAAAACGACGGGCTGCACGGAGCCGTATTTACCTTTAAAATACCAGGAATAATGCAGTTAGATGAAGAAAGTACTAATAGTGGATGA
- a CDS encoding DUF4212 domain-containing protein, protein MNKEKMKAYWQRNLLYLVVLLIIWFLVSYGAGILFADALNSIRIGGFPLGFWFAQQGSIYVFVILIFVYVSLMNKLDKKFDVDEKE, encoded by the coding sequence ATGAACAAAGAAAAAATGAAAGCGTATTGGCAGCGCAACCTTCTTTACCTTGTGGTGCTGCTAATTATCTGGTTTTTAGTTTCCTACGGGGCAGGAATTTTATTCGCCGATGCATTAAACAGTATCAGGATTGGCGGCTTTCCTCTTGGCTTCTGGTTTGCCCAGCAAGGCTCCATTTATGTGTTTGTCATCTTGATATTTGTGTATGTATCGCTGATGAACAAACTGGATAAAAAGTTTGATGTAGACGAAAAAGAATAA